The genomic DNA ATCGGACACGCCACAATTCTCAGCGATGGTTTTCAGCGGCATACCGGCCTGGTCCCACTCGAAAGCATTCTGTTTCATTTGCTCTCGATTATCACCAGTCATTGGAACGGGGAGATCACGGGATTGATACCAGAAGTTAATTGCCTTTTTCACAGTCGGTGAACTGCAACCATATTTTTCAGCCATCCTCGCCAGCGGCACACCCTGCTTAAAGTCTCTGACGACTTCGTCAGCAATTTTTTGATAGGTCGGGACTCTGCATATCTTCTGTTTCAGAGAGGCTCTTCGCGTCCGCCCATCGGCAAGAGGTTCGCCAGCATTGTCCGCCGCTGTTTTCACGAGCTTTGATACTGTCGCACGGCAGCAATTCAATTCCTCTGCGATTTGTTTTCCCAGCATTCCTTGCTGGTGCATTGACCAGACCTGTTGAACACGGGGATCGTGCAAGGTTGGCTTTCGGAATTCCAGTTTGATTTCCGATTTCTCCTCGTTCTTATTTGAGAATTCAGAGAATTCTCTGCTGATCTGACTGAGGATAGAAACGGAAAACCGTCCTTCCAACCAGCCTGTTTTTTTGATCCGTTCTCCCTTCTGGTAGAGTTCGATTCGTCCCCCCGTCAATTGGAACAGAATTTCTCGAAGTGCATCCACCTCCGCAGGTGGTCCAGAATGAGCCACATTCAACAGGGTTACCTCCAATTGAGTCAGATAATTTTGAATTTCCGTTTCTGTGGGAATCGATAATGCCGCAGAGGTTTGATTTTTGCAGGCAGCCAATTGCCTTTCAATTTGGGTTAACTCCGCTCGTCTCTCGCGAATGTGCGATTCGAGATCATGAACCTGATCATCAGATTCCGGTTCTTGCCGTAACAGCAAATTGAGCGAATTTTTGAGCCTCTGCTTTCGCTGCTGTAGTTTCACGAGATCCGTATCATCGAGACTCTGAAATTGCTTCACGGCTTGCTGGCAGGAACTGACAATCCGTGGAATAAGCTGATCATCCTGTCGGATTAGTTTTGCCAGAGTTTCACACAGGACCTGCAATGCCAGGTCACGTCTGAGATAGGAACAGAGTGGGCGATGCTCCCGAGACACTCTCTGGCAGTCCGGACACATTAAATATTGAGATTTGCTACCTCCGATGATGAGTGAGCGGTCATGTTGAGGACAGAAAAACAGACCATTGAGAATCTGTGCTGGACGATCGATCGTGCCACAACGGTTTTTGCTCTTCCGATATCTCTGTTTCAATTCCAGCAATCGCGATTGTGCTTTTTCGAATTGTTCATTCGAAATGATTTGTAACTCTTCGAAATCTTGACTTCGTAACGGGGTGTCTCGTTCGATCTGTCGAACATAATCCTTGCTCGATAATAGCACTGCTTCCGTGGCTCCATAGTCCCATTGCCCGAGATAGCGTTTGTTCTTGAGCAGCGTTATGACCGCTTGACGAGTCCACTGGCCTATTCCTTTACGGGATTTTGGTACGTTTGGGGTTTCATTGAGCTTTCTGATGATTGTGTTGATCGAAAGCTTGGAATCCACAAACCAGGCGAATATTTCTTTGACCCAATGAGCTTCCTGCTCATGGATGACAATTTCATGGTCAAACTTTCCCTTCGAGTTGGCGATTTCAGAAACAGGTTTTCCACAGTACCCAAATGCTAAGGTCCCAGTTACTTGTCGACGTTCAAATTTGCCAACGTGAGCCGCACGAATATGTTCCACATACATCTCCGATGCGAACTCATCAAAGACTGAAAGGAACAGCAGGAAACGCCTCCAGGTAGTATCTTTTTCTGAGTCGATGCCATTCCTGATAAACACAACCCGTCGTTTTTTTTCCTTTACGGCTTGTTCCACAAAATCCAGACATTTGTTGGATTTACGGAATAAACGGTTCGTGGCAAAAACCAAAAGAGTATCGGCTTGCTTTTTGAGCAAGCAATCTCTCATGTGTTGAAAGCCGGGTCTCTTTTCATGACGTCCCGTTTTAGACTGGTCGTAATAAATATGTTCCAGCGATACAAAAATGCCATGTTGGGAAGCGAACTCGAGACAGGTTCTCACCTGATCTATAATACTGTCCTGGTACCGAGAACTATACCTGGCATAAATCGTACCTGTCTCCGTATGAGTTGTATCTGCTAACATCTCAGAGTGAATGTTCCAGAGAGCTTTGATTTGAGCGGCGGTTTCAGATTGAGAATTCTCACCATCACCGATACCATTCGGTGAAGATGCTTTGGCAGCTGTCAGCGTCGCCATCGCAAACATGAGCAAAAAGAAACTGGCTCTGGTGTGTGATTGGGAGAGCCCACAGTTCAAACCGGCAGAAGCAAAATTGTCCCGGATTTGTCCCTGTTGGCCACCTCCAGAACCAGTCATAACCGGAATTGACCAGCAGTGTCCGGACTCACTTAACCTGTTGATGCCTAGGCGGTTGCAGTGTAAGTTGTTTAAAGGCAGTGCCTTACGAAAAACGGGTGGCTCGAAAGATTCTTTCGGGGCGGCGCAGCCGTAAGAAGCCTCTGAGAAATTCAACTTTCAAACTGAAAACCTCTTGTGGACTTCGTCCACCCAGATAGCGGAGCTATCTGGGCTATCCCTTCATAACACGGGTGGCTTGGGTCGCAGCGGAGCCCCCAGAATGAGAACCTGTTTCTCAAACCTTGAAAAGACTTCAAAGCTCCGTCTTACCATCACACTCCGGCACGTCGACCACATATCTCGGCACGGCGTAGCCGGA from Rubinisphaera italica includes the following:
- a CDS encoding recombinase family protein; translated protein: MTGSGGGQQGQIRDNFASAGLNCGLSQSHTRASFFLLMFAMATLTAAKASSPNGIGDGENSQSETAAQIKALWNIHSEMLADTTHTETGTIYARYSSRYQDSIIDQVRTCLEFASQHGIFVSLEHIYYDQSKTGRHEKRPGFQHMRDCLLKKQADTLLVFATNRLFRKSNKCLDFVEQAVKEKKRRVVFIRNGIDSEKDTTWRRFLLFLSVFDEFASEMYVEHIRAAHVGKFERRQVTGTLAFGYCGKPVSEIANSKGKFDHEIVIHEQEAHWVKEIFAWFVDSKLSINTIIRKLNETPNVPKSRKGIGQWTRQAVITLLKNKRYLGQWDYGATEAVLLSSKDYVRQIERDTPLRSQDFEELQIISNEQFEKAQSRLLELKQRYRKSKNRCGTIDRPAQILNGLFFCPQHDRSLIIGGSKSQYLMCPDCQRVSREHRPLCSYLRRDLALQVLCETLAKLIRQDDQLIPRIVSSCQQAVKQFQSLDDTDLVKLQQRKQRLKNSLNLLLRQEPESDDQVHDLESHIRERRAELTQIERQLAACKNQTSAALSIPTETEIQNYLTQLEVTLLNVAHSGPPAEVDALREILFQLTGGRIELYQKGERIKKTGWLEGRFSVSILSQISREFSEFSNKNEEKSEIKLEFRKPTLHDPRVQQVWSMHQQGMLGKQIAEELNCCRATVSKLVKTAADNAGEPLADGRTRRASLKQKICRVPTYQKIADEVVRDFKQGVPLARMAEKYGCSSPTVKKAINFWYQSRDLPVPMTGDNREQMKQNAFEWDQAGMPLKTIAENCGVSDVQVRTWLNEVYAESGLEAPDRRKRRHLKNSESPPV